The following proteins come from a genomic window of Flavobacterium crocinum:
- a CDS encoding prolipoprotein diacylglyceryl transferase encodes MTFPFQFEIFEKTFYWHAVFETLAFFIGIRAYYFLRKRTTDSISDINRIVIMLGAMVGALIGSRFIALLENPDEIANQTFLSIFQNKTVAGGFLGGLFGVELFKKIVGVKIASGDIYVIPIIIAVFIGRIGCFSMGIAEPTYGNETTFFTGMNLGDGLLRHPVALYEMFFMVFLFIFFQQIKNKEMLNGDCFKLFMVLYFLFRFLVEFIKPYKPLFLNLSSIQWSSIFIFVYYYKFIGRILSIKNK; translated from the coding sequence ATGACCTTTCCTTTTCAGTTTGAAATCTTCGAAAAAACCTTTTATTGGCATGCTGTATTCGAAACTTTGGCATTTTTTATAGGCATAAGGGCTTACTATTTTCTAAGAAAGAGAACAACAGATTCTATTTCAGATATCAATCGTATCGTCATTATGCTTGGTGCTATGGTGGGCGCTCTGATCGGTTCAAGATTTATTGCTCTACTTGAAAATCCTGATGAAATTGCAAATCAGACTTTTCTATCCATTTTTCAGAATAAAACTGTTGCCGGCGGATTTTTGGGAGGTTTGTTTGGAGTTGAACTTTTCAAAAAAATTGTAGGTGTTAAAATCGCCTCAGGCGACATCTATGTTATTCCAATAATTATAGCTGTATTTATTGGAAGAATTGGCTGCTTTTCTATGGGGATTGCAGAACCTACTTATGGTAATGAAACCACCTTTTTTACCGGAATGAATTTAGGCGATGGATTGCTGAGGCATCCTGTAGCTTTATATGAAATGTTTTTTATGGTTTTTCTTTTTATCTTTTTTCAACAGATAAAAAATAAAGAAATGCTCAATGGCGATTGCTTTAAACTCTTTATGGTACTGTATTTTTTATTTCGTTTTTTAGTTGAATTTATAAAACCATATAAGCCTTTATTTTTAAATTTGAGCAGTATCCAATGGAGCTCTATTTTTATATTTGTTTATTACTATAAATTTATTGGTAGAATTCTTAGCATTAAAAATAAATAA
- a CDS encoding radical SAM protein yields the protein MKTRDYIFYDYTKSLCPHCLDLVDTKIVFQNDKVWMLKHCRKHGELKSMIADDVDYYKQIRNYNKQSEMPLKFNTKVHYGCPYDCGLCTDHEQHSCLTIVEVTDRCNLTCPTCYANSAPNYGRHRTLEEIEKMFDTVVANEGEPDVVQISGGEPTVHPDFFKILDIAKSKPIKHLMLNTNGIRIAKDIKFVETLATYMPDFEIYLQFDSFKPEVLQKLRGEDLTEVRKKAIEHLNQFNISTTLVITLQKGENDDEIGQIIEFALKQKCIRGVTFQPTQVAGRNDNYDDDSGRITLTEVRRKIYEQYPLFTPQDLIPVPCNPDALCMAYALKIDDDVFPMTHLINPEDLLNNSKNTIVFEHDEKLKTHMLNLFSTGISVDCAENEMNELMCCLPRVQSDTLNYNNLFRILIMNFMDAHDFDVRAVKKSCVHIVSDKMKIIPFETMNLFYRDHKIDKIRENMNLNILK from the coding sequence ATGAAAACCCGCGACTATATATTTTACGATTATACTAAAAGCTTATGTCCGCATTGCTTGGATCTTGTTGATACTAAAATTGTATTTCAGAACGATAAAGTCTGGATGCTAAAACATTGCAGAAAACATGGTGAACTGAAGTCGATGATTGCTGACGATGTGGATTATTACAAGCAAATTCGGAACTATAATAAACAATCTGAAATGCCTTTGAAATTCAATACCAAAGTTCATTACGGATGTCCATACGATTGCGGATTATGTACAGATCACGAACAACATTCGTGTTTGACAATTGTAGAAGTTACAGATCGCTGCAACTTAACCTGTCCTACTTGTTATGCAAATTCTGCTCCTAATTATGGGAGACATCGAACGCTGGAAGAAATCGAAAAAATGTTTGATACTGTTGTGGCTAATGAAGGTGAACCAGACGTAGTACAGATTTCTGGAGGAGAACCAACTGTGCATCCTGATTTTTTTAAAATTTTGGATATTGCGAAAAGTAAACCGATTAAACATTTAATGCTGAATACAAACGGAATCAGAATTGCAAAAGACATTAAGTTTGTTGAAACGCTTGCTACCTATATGCCTGATTTTGAAATTTATCTCCAGTTCGACAGTTTTAAACCCGAAGTGCTACAAAAACTCCGTGGAGAAGATTTAACCGAAGTGCGCAAAAAAGCAATCGAACATTTAAATCAGTTTAATATTTCTACTACATTGGTAATCACGCTTCAAAAAGGTGAAAATGATGATGAAATTGGACAGATTATTGAATTTGCCTTAAAACAAAAATGTATTCGAGGCGTGACTTTTCAGCCCACTCAAGTCGCAGGGAGAAACGACAATTATGATGATGATTCGGGTCGAATAACTTTGACAGAAGTTCGCCGTAAAATTTATGAGCAGTATCCTCTTTTTACACCACAAGATTTGATTCCGGTTCCATGTAATCCAGATGCTTTGTGCATGGCTTATGCTTTAAAAATAGATGATGACGTTTTCCCAATGACTCATTTAATCAATCCAGAAGATTTATTGAACAACTCAAAAAATACAATTGTTTTTGAACATGATGAAAAATTAAAAACGCACATGTTAAATTTATTCAGCACCGGAATTTCTGTAGATTGTGCAGAAAACGAAATGAATGAATTAATGTGTTGTTTGCCAAGAGTGCAATCTGATACTTTAAACTATAATAATTTATTCAGAATTTTGATTATGAATTTTATGGATGCTCATGATTTTGATGTTCGCGCGGTTAAAAAATCGTGCGTGCACATTGTCAGCGACAAAATGAAAATTATTCCCTTTGAAACAATGAACTTATTTTATAGAGATCATAAAATTGATAAAATTAGGGAAAACATGAACTTAAACATTCTAAAATAA